CCTGCATCATCTCGGCGAGCTCGACCCACGCGTCCACCTGCTCGGGCGTCGGGTCGTCCGGCAGGTCGGCCGGGGCGAACCGCAGCCGCCTGCGGATGTCGGGGTCGGCGGTGTCGAGTCCCTCGAAGATCTCTGTCGTGAAGTCCTCGACGATCCGGGCCCGTTCGGCCGCCGACAGCCGTGCCAGCTTGTTCATCAGGGTCATCTCCTCTGCGGTCGAACCGCGTCGCGCCACGGTCGACAGCACCGCCCGGGTCACCCTCAGCTGCCGGATCTGCGCGTCCAGCGCCGTGACATGCGCCGCCGCCACCTCCGCGACGGTCCGCTCCCCGTCCAGCACCTTGCGTACGTCGTCCAGGCCGAGGCCCAGCTCGCGCAGGGTGCGGATCAGTTCCAGGCGGGCGGCGCACGAGGTGTCGTACAGCCGGTAGCCGCCCGTCGAGCGGGTCACCGGTTCCAGGACCCCCTCGTCCGACCAGTAGCGGATGGTGCGCACGGTCAGTCCGGTGGCCCGGGCCAGCTCGCCGATGGTGAAAAGTCCGGTGCCGTCGTCGATCATGTGTGTGAGTCTGGGCCTTCCAGTGGGTGGAGACTCAAGGGCGGGTGCGGTGGAGACTCTTCGGCACGTTCTCGACGCGGCGGCCCGCGGTGTCTTCCCGCCGGCGGACGGCCGTACGACGGTCGTACCGCAGGCGTCACCCCGGGACGCCGGGGTCCTCGCCTTCACCGCGCACTCCGTCGTCTTCACCGACGAGGACCCGGACTGGGTGTACGCGACGCTGCGCGGCCTCGACTGCGACCCTCTCGCCGCGAGCATGAACCCACGCTTCCTGGCGGCCTTCCTGGCGCGGACGGGGCGTACGGCCGAGACCATCGACACGATGCTGGTCGGCCCGCCCCTGCCCGGCGAGCCGCCGCTCGCGCTGCGGGAGATCGAGGACGCCGGTCATCCGCGGATCGTCTACGCCCGCGGGCGCCGCGACGACGTGCGGGCCTGGACGGCGGACGGCGGGGTGCTGGTCATGGGACGCGGGATCGGTGGACGCCTGGAGGTCTCGGTCGAGGTCGACGAGGACGTACGGCACCGGGGGCTGGGGCGGCGGCTGGTGACCGCCGCCCGGCAGCTCGTCGCCGAGCCGCTGTGGGCGCAGGTCGCGCCGGGGAACGCCCGCAGCGCGCGGGCGTTCCAGGCGGCCGGTTACCGGCCGGTGGGGGCGGAGTTGCTGCTGCTCAGTGCCACGCCTCGTAATGCGGGTTGCTCTGACAGCCGCTCATGATCTCGACCTTGGTGGTCTTGTTCACCGGACAGACACCGATGATGTACTTCCGGGCGATGCCACCGGGGAAGGCCACCTCGACCTGGTCGGCCCATTTGTGGGTGTCGCCGATGGTCTTGTTGACGTCCACGCCGCCCGGGGCGTCGATGTAGTAGTTGTAGCCGGACTTCCACCACGTCTTGTACAGGTCGTGGTCGTAGGTCGTGGAGACGTACGGGGAGGGCTGGTTGACCAGGACGTACTTCTCGATGTCGTACTGGCCGTCGACGACGTCCCTGGGCTTGAAGCCCTCCGCGAAGACGATCTCCGGGCCGCGGCCGTCGCTGCGGTAGAGGGTGCCGCAGCTCTTGCGCCAGACCGGCTCGGGGGTGATGCGGCTGACGTCGACGGTGCGGTCGGCGGCGGCCTTGACGGGGTCGTCGTACTGGACCTTGCAGTCGGGGGTCGCAGGGGCCTTCGAGGGGACGGTGGCCGCCGTGGTGGCGAAGACGGCGGCGAGGGACAGAGCGGCGGCAGCGACACGCCGCCGCAGGCGAGTGGTGATCATGGGAGCACCCTCCCGGCCCGGCCGGGGTGGGTCGGGGATCTTCACTCGTGCGGCGGCGTGTCAACTGACCGAAGATCAGCGGAAGATGCCGGTGTGGCCCAGTGAGTAGCGTCCGGGCTGCGGGTAGACGGCGAGTCCGTGCGGTCCGCTGCCGACCTTGACGCGGGCCAGCTGGGTGCCGGTGCGGGTGTCGATGGCGTACACCTCGGCGTCGTACCGCCCCGACAGCCACAACACCTTGCCGTCGGCCGAGACGCCGCCCATGTCGGGGCTGCCTCCCTGGGGCAGATGCCACTTCTTCGTCACCTTGTCCTTGGCGAAGTCCCAGACGGAGATGGTGCCCTCGCCCCGGTTGGAGACGTACATCTCGCGTGAGTCGCGGCTGACGTAGAGACCGTGGGTGCCCTTGCCGGTGGGGATGAGCTTCGGCTTGTCGAACTTGTCGCCGTCCAGGACCCACATGCCGTCGGCCATCATGTCGGCGACGTAGAAGCGCTTGCCGTCGGGCGAGATCTTCACGTCCTGCGGCATGGCCCCGTCGAAGGGGAGTTTCTGCTGTCCGACGACCTTCATCTTCTCGGTGTCGACCTTGAGCAGCTCGCCGCTGAACTCGCAGGACACGATGAAGTACCGGCCGTCGAGCGAGAAGTCGGCGTGGTTGACGCCGTAACAGGTGACCGGGACGGTCTTCTTGCGCTCCATGGTGTGCGGGTCGCGGAAGACGAGCTCGCGGTCGAGGGAGGCCATGACGACGGCGTACTTGCCGTTGGGCGTGAAGTAGAGGTTGTACGGGTCGTGCACCTCGACCGGCTTGCCCGCCTTCCCGGTCCTCGGGTCGATGGGGGTGAGGGTGTGGCCACGGTTGTTGTTGACCCACAGCGTCTTCATGTCCCAGGAGGGGACGACGTGTTGGGGCTGACGGCCGACACGGATCGTCTCGATGATCCTGTACGTCTTCGGGTCGATGACGGAGACCGTGTCGGACTCGGTGTTGGGGACGTACACCCGCGACGGGAAGTCCTTGACCACCGGGGAGAGCTTGCCCGGGCGGTCGGCGGCGTACACGTCCTGCGGATCGAGGACCGGCGGCATGCCGGGCAGGCCCTGGACGGGCTTCTTCTTCGGCGGCGCGGGGACGGCCGCCCGGGTCGGGGTGTGCTCGGGCGCGGCATGGTCATGGGTCTCGGTGCCGCAGGCGGCGAGGGCGGCGAGGACGGCCCCCGCGGCCAGGGTCTGCTTCACAAGGCGGTGCATCAGCTGAACAGCTCCGTGGTGGTCACCGCGGACAGGCCGCGGCGGTCGAGTGCTTCCAGTACGGCGGGGAGGGCGGCGACCGTGTCGGCGTACCCGAAGTGCAGGCTCACCACGGACCCGTTCCGGACCTCGCCGAGCACCTTGCGGGTGATCGCGGGGGCGCCGGGCGAGGTGAAGTCCAGGGAGTCGACGTCGTACGACAGGACGTGCGGGTAGCCGACGCGGTGGGCCAGCCGTTCGACGAGCGGCGAGGCCCGGGCGGCACGCGAGGGCCGGAACCAGCTGCCGATGGAGCCGGTGAGTCGGCGCAGCCGGTCGGCGCAGCCCTCGATCTCGGCGAGCGCGTCGGCCTCGGACATGTCGTTGACGCCGAGGTGGTGCAGGGTGTGGTTGCCGAGGTCATGGCCGCCGTCGAGGATGCGGCGGGCGAGCTCGGGGTGCTCGTCGAGCCAGGTGCCGACGGCCAGGACGGTGATGCGGGCGCCGTGTTCCTCGGCTGCGGAGAGCAGTGCCCTGGCGGTGGCGGGGTCGCCGTTGCCGTGGAAGGTGAGGGCGACGCGGGGGTGGGTGCGGGGGCCGTGGGTGAGTTGGGCGGGGCGGCCGGGGAATCGGCGGGGGCCGGGGGCGGGGGGTCCGGCCGAGGGGCCGGCGGACCGGGAGGGGGCCGGATGAGCGACGGCACCATGGGTGGCGCACCCGGCGGTGAACGCGAGCCCGGCGGTGGCGCGGAGCACTGTCCGACGATCGGTAGTGGTCACTCGCCCCATTTAAGGGCGGTTTGCCCTGGCTACCGGTCAGCGACCCGCATCTCTACCGATCGGCGACCCGCATCTCGAACCACGTCGTCTTCCCCCGCGGCAGCAGATCGACGCCCCAGCGGTCGGACAGCTTGTCCACCAGGAACAGCCCCCGCCCGCTGATGTCCATCTCCTGCACCGGCATCAGACACGGCAGCCCGCGCGAGGGGTCGCGCACCTCGACGCGGATCCAGCCCCGCCGCCGGCGCATCCGGAGCCCGAACACCCGCGCGCCCGTGTGCCGGACCGCGTTGCCCACGAGTTCGGAGACGAGTAAAACGGCATCCTCGGTCATCTTCGGGGTGAGCCCCCACTGGCGGAGGACGACGACCTGGGTCAGCCGGCGGGCCGTGGCCGCGGACTCGGGGCGGGACGGAAGCGGAACCTCCGCCTCGGTGGGATCTCCGAACAACTCCAGCGCCTTCTGCGCGTGTTCGTCCTCGACCGTGGGCGACCAGCGCGCCGCGGTCGCACGGCCGTGTCCCCGCGGCTGTTCGATACCCTCCAGCCCCGCCATGCCCCCATCATGGCCGCAGCGGACGCCCGCCGGGGCCGTTCCTGCCGAATACGCCCCCCGGAATCCACCATTCCGCTGTTTCCGATCGGCATATGCCAGCGGCAGTTCGGGGCCGTCGACAGCCTCGCTGACCTGCGGCGGAGGCTCGGTTGGTGGCAATCGACGGTCCCCCTCGACAAGGCAGACTTAAGGTTGCGTTAAGGCTCCCATAAACCGCCCCATCGAGGGACCCGGATCAGACATCGCGTCAATTGCAAGTGGTTCAGGGAAGTTTCACCACCGGCTTCCCCACCCCGGTTCTCAGAGGAACTTCGCCTTCCCGGGGCCCTCCTCGACGAAGCTGCGCATACCGATCTCACGGTCGGCGGTGGCGAACAGGCCCGCGAACCAGTTCCGTTCGACGGCGAGCCCGGTGTCGATGTCCGTCTCCAGACCCGTGTCGATCGACTCCTTCGCGGCCCGCAGCGCGATCGCCGGACCCTGCGCGAGCTTCGCCGCCCACGCCCGCGCCTCGCTGTACACCTCGGCGGCCGGGACGACCCGGTCCACCAGACCCAGCCGCTCCGCCTCGTCGGCCTTGACCATCCGGCCGGTGAAGATGAGGTCCTTCGCCTTGGACGGGCCGATGAGCCGGGCCAGGCGCTGGGTGCCGCCGGCGCCCGGGATCAGACCGAGCAGGATCTCGGGCTGGCCCAGCTTGGCGTTGTCGGCGGCGATCCGGAAGTCCGCGCACAGCGCCAGCTCGCAACCGCCGCCCAGCGCATAGCCGGTGACGGCCGCGACGACCGGCTTGGGGATGCGGGCCACGGCCGTGAACGAGTCCTGGAGGGCGCGGGCGCGCAGGACCATCGCGGTGTGGTCCATGGCCTGCATCTCCTTGATGTCCGCGCCGGCCGCGAACACCTTCTCCCCGCCGTAGACCACCACGGCCCGCACATCGTCACGGCGCGTGGCCTCCTCGGCGAGCTCCTTGAGCCGGTCCTGGGTGGCGACGTCCAGCGCGTTCATGGGCGGACGGTCGAGAAGAATGGTGCCGACGCCGTCGGCCACTTCGAGAGTCACGGTCATGCAGGCAGGTTAACGGTGACTAACGGCGATGGGCCAAGGTGCGGTCGGTCACACCCGGCCGGGGGTCTGGGGGTTGCCCCCAGGCAGACACAGCACGGGGACCAACGGCGATGGGCCAAGGTGCCGTCGGTCACACCCGGCCGGCAGACACAGCAAGGGGACCAACGACAACGGCCCCGGTGGAGTAGCTCACACCGGGGCCGGGCCGTACGCGATACGGGCGTGCTACTTCTTCCACTCCGCCCAGGACATGTTCCAGCCGTTGTAGCCGTTGTCCGGGGCCACCGTGGCGTCGTTGGAGTGCTTCACGACCACCACGTCGCCGATGATCGAGTGGTCGAAGAACCACGCGGCCGGCGCGGAGCGGTCGCCGCCGCCGCGGTTGTCGCGCAGGCCCACACAGCCGTGGCTGGCGTTGTAGTTGCCGAAGGCGTCGCCGCCCCAGTAGTTGCCGTGGATGAAGGTGCCCGAGTTGGTCAGGCGCATGGCGTCGGGGACGTCCTTGATGTCGTACTCGCCGCCGTAGCCGACCGTCTCGCCGTTCATGCGGGTCACCCGGAGCCGCTCGCTGATGACCATCTGGCCGTTCCAGGTGTCGTAGCCGGGCTTGCCGGTGGTGACCGGGAGGGTCTTGACGACCTTGCCGTCCTGCATGACCTTCATCGTGTGCTTCTTGGCGTCCACGACGGAGACCTGGTTGCGGCCGATGGTGAAGGAGACCGTCTTGGCCTGCTTGCCGTAGACACCGTCACGGCCCTCGACGCCGTCGAGGTTGAGGTCGACGGTGACCTTGGTGCCCTCGGCCCAGTACTCCTCAGGGCGGAAGTCGAGGCGGTCGTTGCCGAACCAGTGGCCCTCGACGTCGACGGCCGGCTCGGTCTTGATGCTGATGGCCTTCTCGACGTCGTCCGGGTTGGTGATGCCCCGGGTGAAGCGGATCGAGAAGGGCATTCCGACGCCGACCTTCGAGCCGTCCTCCGGCGTGAAGTTGCCGACGAAGGTGTTCTTCGGCGTCAGAGTGGTGAAGCTGGAGTCCTCGGCGGCCTCACGGCCCTCGGAGTCCTTCGCGACCGCGTGCACCGCGTAGGTGGTGGCACCGGCCAGGTGGGTGGACGGCGTCCAGGAGGCGCCGTCGGCGGATATCTTCCCGTCGACCTTGTCACCCTTGGCGGTCTTGACCTCGACCGTCGTCAGCTTGCCCTTGGTGGCGCTCACCTTGAGGGCGCCACTGGTCTCCACGGACTTCGCGCCGTCCTTGGGCGCGATGGCGACGACGGCCGCCGACTGCTTGCTCTCCGTGGCGCTCGCGTCCTCGCCCTTGCCCGCCCCGGCCTTGCCGTCCGAGTCCCCGCCGCCACCACCGCACGCGGTGACGGCGACCAGCATCACTCCGGACACCACGGCCATCCAGCCCTTGCGTCGCCGCACGCGTGCGTCAACCGACGCCCCCGATATCGGTCGCACGTTCAAGTCCTTCTCCCCTCGCCGGGCCCGGTCCAGGCCCGCAACCCCCTGCGCGTCCCGCGCACTCGGCGCATATTAACCGCAAGATCCCGGCCGTCGGCGGGGTGTGATTGTCACCGTTCGGTCCCAACCGTGACCCCCCGCCCCGCCCGTCAACCCGGCCCCCCACCTGGTTACTTCACCGCACTGCCCGCCTTCCACTCCTTCCATCCCATATTCCATCCTCCGAGCCCGTTGTCGGGAGCGACCTTTTTGTCATCACTGTGGACGACCTCGACGACGTCACCGATGAGGCTGCGGTCGAAGAACCAGCCCGCGGGGGTGTCCGAACCGCCCCCCTTCACATCCCGCAGACCGACACAGCCGTGGCTGACATTGACCTTGCCGGGGGCGTCCGGCGCCCAGTAGTTGCCATGCAGGAAGGTGCCGGAGTCGGTGAGCCGCAGGGCGTGCGGGACGTCGGGGATGTCGTACTCGCCGCCGAAGCCGACCGTGCGGCTGTTCATACGCGTCACTTCGAGCATCTCGGTGATGACCATCTTGCCGTTGTAGGTGGTGGTGCGGGGTGCCCCGGCCGTGATCGGCACCGTGGCCAGCAGCTCGTCGTCCCGTCTGACCTGCATGGTGTGCTTGGCGGCGTCGACCAGGGAGACCTGGCTGCGGCCGACGGTGAAGGAGAACGTCTTGTACTGCAAACCGTAGACACCGGGGGCGCCCTCGATGTCCCGGAGGCGGAGCGAGACCGTCACCTGGGTGCCGGGCTTCCAGTAGTGCTCGGGGCGGAAGTCGAGGCGGCCCTTGTCGAACCAGTGCGGGCGGATCTCGACGGGCGGCTTGGCGGTGACGTGGACGGCGCGTTCGACGGCCGCCCGGTTCTCGATGTCGCGGTTGAAGCCCAGCGAGACGATCATCCCGGTGCCGACCGTGGAGCGGTTCTCCGGGGTGACGTAGCCGATGAAGCGTTCGTCGGGGACGTAGGTGGTGAACGTGGTGTGCCGGGCGGAGCGGCGGCCGTGGCCGTCGAGGGCGACGGCGTCGACGGTGTACTTCGCGGCGAGGGCGAGCCGCCCGTCGTCCGGCTCCCACCTCAGCCCGTCCTCGGAGATATGACCGGGCACCGGGGTGTCCTGCGCGTCCTGGTACTTCACCACCCTCACCGATTCGAGCCGCCCGCTGGGCACACGCACCCGCAGCCGGCTGTCCTGCTCCACGCCCTTGGTGCCGTCGTCCGGGGTGACCCGGATGACCTCCTGCGGTGCGGGCGGTTTCCCGAGCCCGCCGAGGTCGAGCCCGCCCGACTCCGAAGTGCAGCCGGCCAGCAGTCCTGCCCATGTCAGTACGGCGGCCAGAGCGGCCCCTGCGCGCCGAGCGCGCCCATGTACATGCCTCACAGGGGGCCCAACGACGGGGCCCGCCCTGGGGAAACGTGAGTGCGAGCCTAGGTCTGGGCAGAACAGTGGGGAGGACGACGCGACGGGGAGCCGGGGCCGGGACGCCGTGCGCTCATTTTCGCGTCGTTCCGCGAGCCGTGGGAGGCCTGAGGTGTCCAGCGCAGCCGAGCAGGAGGCGGTGGCCGACGACGTACGTCCGGCTGTCGTGAACGGTGCGCGGCGCACGCCGTCGGCGCCGGCCGTGCCCGTGTGGCCGGGTGCGCCCGTGCCGTTGGGGGCCCGGTTCCGGGTGGGTCCGGACGGGGTCGCGGGCACCAACTTCGCGTTGTGGGCGGGCGGTGCGGAGGGCGTCGAGCTGTGTCTCTTCGACGAGCACGGCAAGGAGACCCGGGCCCGGCTGACCGAGCTGACGCACGAGATCTGGCACGGGTTCGTGCCGGGCGTCATGCCGGGTCAGCGGTACGGCTATCGGGTGCACGGGCGCTGGGACCCCTGGACCGGCGGGCGCTGGAACCCGGCGAAGCTGCTCCTCGACCCGTACGCCCGTGCCGTGGACGGCGACTTCAGTCTGCCGCCCGAGGTGTACGGGCATGTCCGCGACTGGCCCCAGCAGCAGGTCGCCGACACCGTGCGCGACGACCGGGACTCGGCGCCGTTCGTCCCCAAGGGCGTGGTCGTCCACGACGACGCCCCCGACGACGAGTGGGCGGACGACCGCCGCCCGAAGACACCGTGGGCGGACTCGGTCATCTACGAGCTGCATGTACGGGGCTTCACCAAGCTGCACCCCGGCATTCCCGAGGAACTGCGCGGAACCTACGCGGGGTTGGCGCATCCCGCCGCCATCGAGCACCTCACCAAGCTCGGTGTCACGGCCGTCGAGCTGCTGCCCGTCCACCAGTTCGCGCACGAGGACCATCTGCTGCGCCGCGGCCTGAAGAACTACTGGGGCTACAACTCCATCGGCTACTTCGCCCCGCACGCCGCCTACGCCGCCTCCGGCACCACCGGCCAGCAGGTCGGCGAGTTCCGCGCCATGGTGCGCGCACTGCACGAGGCCGGGATCGAGGTCATCCTCGACGTGGTCTACAACCACACTGCGGAAGCGGGGGAGTTGGGCCCGACGCTGTCGTTGAAGGGCATCGACAACCGGGGCTACTACCGACTCCAGTCGGACGCCCGCAGGTACGCCGACTACACCGGCTGCGGCAACACCCTGCACGTCGTACAGCCGCACGTCCTGCGCCTCATCACCGACTCGCTGCGCTACTGGGTCACCGAGATGGGCGTCGACGGCTTCCGCTTCGACCTGGCCGCGGCGCTGGCGCGCTCGATGCACGACGTCGACATGCTGTCCCCGTTTCTCGCGGTGATCGCCCAGGACCCGGTGCTGCGGCGGGTGAAGCTGATCGCCGAGCCGTGGGACGTGGGGTCGGGCGGGTATCAGGTGGGCGCCTTTCCCCCGCTGTGGACGGAGTGGAACGACCGCTATCGCAACGCCGTACGGGACTTCTGGCGCGGTGCGCTGCCGGACGTACGGGACCTGGGGTACCGGCTGTCGGGGTCGAGCGACCTGTACGCGTGGGGCGGGCGACGCCCGTACGCGTCGGTCAACTTCATCACCGCGCACGACGGTTTCACGCTGCGCGACATGGTGTCGTACGAACGCAAGCACAACGAGGCCAACGGCGAGGGCAACCGGGACGGTTCGAACGACAACCGGTCGTGGAACTGCGGCGCCGAGGGCGAGACGGACGAGGAGCGTGTACGGGCGCTGCGGCGGCGGCAGTTGCGCAATCTGCTCACCACGCTGCTGCTGTCGACGGGCGTGCCGATGCTGGTCGCGGGTGACGAGTTGGGCCGGACCCAGCGCGGGAACAACAACGCCTACTGCCAGGACAACGAGATCAGCTGGCTGGACTGGGGGCTGCTGGAACAGCCGGGCTGGAAGGCGCTGTTCGAGCTGACGTCCCGGCTGATCGCGCTCCGGCACCAGCACCCGGTGCTGCGTCGGCGGGCCTTCTTCTCCGGGCGGGCGCACTCCGCCGACGGGCTGCGCGATCTGGCGTGGTTCACCGCGCGGGGAGCGGAGATGACGGAACGCGACTGGTACGCGCCGGCCGCCACGCTCGGCATGTACCTCTCCGGGCGGGACATCCCGGGCCGCGACGAGCGCGGGGACGCCGTCCTCGACGACAGCTTCCTCGCCGTGCTGCACGCCGGGGACCGTCCGGCGAGCTTCGTGCTGCCGGGTCCGCCGTGGGCGGAACGGTACGAGGTCGTCGTCGACACCTCGCGGGAGGAGCAGGGGACGGCGCCGGAGGTCGTGCACCGGGCGGGGGCGGCGATCACGGTTCCGGCGCGGGCGGTTCTGCTGCTGCGCGTGGGGTAAGAGTCGGCGGTGACCAACGGGAACACGTACTTCCTGCGGAACAACGACCGGTCGCCGCGCGGGCGACAGGACCGTGCCGTGGGGCGGCGGCTGATCGCCGTCGGGTGGGTGCTGCGGGTGGGCGGGGCCGTCCTGGGGCTGGGGAGCGTCTTTGTCGCCCAGGCCTGTGTCCGGCACCTTCTCGAAGGCACCTCGCACCAGGGCGGGTGGCTGCTGGCGCTGCTGGTGTGCGTCCCCGTCTTCTTCCTCGGCTGGTGCGGGTTCGCCCTCGGCCGGGTCTGGGCGCAGAGCGGCCGACGGCACACCGCCGAGATCCTCGACCCGCTGCGGGCGGCCCACTCGGCCGGGCACGTGCTGTATCTGCGCCCCTTCGATCTCGACCAGGTCATGTCCGCCATGCCCCTGGAACTCTCCGGCGGCGGGGCGGGCGCCGCCAACCTCTTCTTCCTCTCCGGACGCACACAGGAGGAGGACATGGTCCGGCGCTTCCGGCGGCTCGGCCGGGTCCTCGCGATCGGCCGCCCCGGGGAGGTGCTGCCGGAGGCCGGCGCCGAGCGCATGTACGTGGCCGACGACGAGTGGCAGCGGGTGGTGAGCGGGCTCATCGCGCGGGCGGGGGTGGTGACGCTGTCGGTGGGCACGGGGCGGGGCACGGTGTGGGAGTTCATGGAGTCCCTGCGCGTACTGCCGCCCGAGCGGCTGGTGCTGTTGATCTACTGCGACCGGACGGCCTACGACGAGTTCCGTGCCGTCGTGGCGGAGCAGTGCGCCCTGCCCGAGTACCCGCCGCCCGCCCGTCCGGAGCGGCCCCGGTGGGAGGTCCTGATGAACGGCGGCCGCAAACGGCTGCTCTGGGACTTCGCGTTGAAGGGCGTGATCGTCTTCGGTCCGGACTGGCAGCCGCGGTTCGTGCGCTTCGATCCGTCGACGCTGCGGGTGCCGAGCGTGTTCTCGGTGCGCAAGCTGCTGAGGCGTGAGCTGGACCCGGTGCTGGACCGGCTGAAGGCTCTCCCGGCCCGCCGCTGAGGACCGCGTTGCGGGACCGTTGCAGCCCCATGAACTCCGCCTGTGATCCCTGGCCAGGTCACCTGTCCGGCGATCAGACTCGGCCGTATGCCGAAGATCTCCCGCCGTACGTTCGGTGGTCTCGTCGGCGGCGGTGCCGTGACCGCTGTCGCCGGTACGACCACCGCCGCCGAGGCCGCCGAAGCCGAACCCGCCCCCGCCGAGCGCCCGTTCAAGGCGCGGTCCGGTTCCCCTGGCCGGCGCCCCAACATCCTCGTCATCCTCGGTGACGACCTCGGCTGGGCCGACCTCTCCTCGTACGGCGCCCCGCACATCAAGACGCCGCACCTCGACCGCCTGGCCCGGCAGGGCGTGCGGTTCACGGACGCGTACTCGGGGTCGGCGACCTGCTCACCGACCCGGTTCAGCCTGTACACCGGCCGCTATCCGGGCCGTACGCCGGGCGGGCTCGCCGAGCCGATCGGCAACCGGACGCAGGGCCTCGACCCGAACCACCCCACTCTCGCCTCCCTGCTGAAGAAGGCCGGTTACGCCACCGCCCTCATCGGCAAATGGCACTGCGGCTGGCTGCCCGACTACAGCCCCACCAAGTCGGGCTGGGACGAGTTCTTCGGCAACCACGGAGGCGTGCTGGAGTACTTCTCCAAGCTCGGCCAGCTCGGCGACTACGACCTCTACGAGGGCGACGCCACCTACAAGGACCTGCGCTACTACACGGAGGTCCTGACCGAGCGGGCCGTCGAGTACGTGGGCCGGAAACACGACAGGCCCTGGCTGCTGAACCTCAACTTCACCACCCCGCACTGGCCCTGGCTCGCGGAGGGCGACGAGGAGACCGGCGCCGAGATCGAGGCGAAGATCCGCGCCGCCACGTCCCAGGCGGAGGTCGTGGCCGCGCTCAACCACTACGACGGCGGCTCGGTCGAGAAGTACGCGGAGATGGTGGAGTCCCTGGACGCGGCCGTCGGCGAGGTGCTCGCCGCGCTGCGCCGCTCCGGGCAGGAGGAGAACACGGTCGTGGTGTTCGCCAGCGACAACGGCGGCGAGCGCTACTCCTACAACTGGCCGCTCAGCGGCGAGAAGTTCGTCCTCCTGGAGGGCGGTATCCGCGTCCCGACGATCCTGCGCTGGCCCGCCCGTGTCGACGGCCACCAGGTCAGCCACGAGCCGAACTTCTCCCCCGACTGGACGGCGACCCTGCTGGAGTTCGGCGGCGCCCGCCCCGACCCGGCGTACCCCCTGGACGGCACGAGCCTCGCGGGCTATCTCCTGCGCGGCGAGGAGCTGCCGGAGCGCGACCTGTTCTGGCGGGTGCGGGCCAACCGGGCGCTACGGCGCGGCGACTGGAAGTACTACCGGGACGCCGACAACGACGACCACCTCTACAACCTGGCCGCCGACTCCCGCGAACAGGCCGATCTCGCCCCGGACAAGCCGGAGTTGCTGGCCGAGCTGAAGGCGGCGTGGGAGAAGACCGCGGCCGGCCTTCTGCCCTACCCCGACTAGCCGAGAATCCCCCGCTGGTACGCCGTCGCGACCGCCGCCGCGCGGTCCTTGACGCCCAACTTGGCGTACAGGTGGGTGAGATGGGTCTTCACGGTCGCCTCGCTGATGAAGAGTTCACGGGCGATCTCGCGGTTGGACGTGCCCTTGGCGACGAGTGCCAGCACCTCGCGTTCGCGGGCGGAGAGCGGCTCGTTGCCGGGAGCCCCGGGCGTCCTGACCGCTGA
This DNA window, taken from Streptomyces sp. NBC_00663, encodes the following:
- a CDS encoding ADP-ribosyltransferase, which encodes MITTRLRRRVAAAALSLAAVFATTAATVPSKAPATPDCKVQYDDPVKAAADRTVDVSRITPEPVWRKSCGTLYRSDGRGPEIVFAEGFKPRDVVDGQYDIEKYVLVNQPSPYVSTTYDHDLYKTWWKSGYNYYIDAPGGVDVNKTIGDTHKWADQVEVAFPGGIARKYIIGVCPVNKTTKVEIMSGCQSNPHYEAWH
- a CDS encoding GNAT family N-acetyltransferase → METLRHVLDAAARGVFPPADGRTTVVPQASPRDAGVLAFTAHSVVFTDEDPDWVYATLRGLDCDPLAASMNPRFLAAFLARTGRTAETIDTMLVGPPLPGEPPLALREIEDAGHPRIVYARGRRDDVRAWTADGGVLVMGRGIGGRLEVSVEVDEDVRHRGLGRRLVTAARQLVAEPLWAQVAPGNARSARAFQAAGYRPVGAELLLLSATPRNAGCSDSRS
- a CDS encoding polysaccharide deacetylase family protein, with translation MGRVTTTDRRTVLRATAGLAFTAGCATHGAVAHPAPSRSAGPSAGPPAPGPRRFPGRPAQLTHGPRTHPRVALTFHGNGDPATARALLSAAEEHGARITVLAVGTWLDEHPELARRILDGGHDLGNHTLHHLGVNDMSEADALAEIEGCADRLRRLTGSIGSWFRPSRAARASPLVERLAHRVGYPHVLSYDVDSLDFTSPGAPAITRKVLGEVRNGSVVSLHFGYADTVAALPAVLEALDRRGLSAVTTTELFS
- a CDS encoding L,D-transpeptidase codes for the protein MNVRPISGASVDARVRRRKGWMAVVSGVMLVAVTACGGGGGDSDGKAGAGKGEDASATESKQSAAVVAIAPKDGAKSVETSGALKVSATKGKLTTVEVKTAKGDKVDGKISADGASWTPSTHLAGATTYAVHAVAKDSEGREAAEDSSFTTLTPKNTFVGNFTPEDGSKVGVGMPFSIRFTRGITNPDDVEKAISIKTEPAVDVEGHWFGNDRLDFRPEEYWAEGTKVTVDLNLDGVEGRDGVYGKQAKTVSFTIGRNQVSVVDAKKHTMKVMQDGKVVKTLPVTTGKPGYDTWNGQMVISERLRVTRMNGETVGYGGEYDIKDVPDAMRLTNSGTFIHGNYWGGDAFGNYNASHGCVGLRDNRGGGDRSAPAAWFFDHSIIGDVVVVKHSNDATVAPDNGYNGWNMSWAEWKK
- a CDS encoding YncE family protein — protein: MHRLVKQTLAAGAVLAALAACGTETHDHAAPEHTPTRAAVPAPPKKKPVQGLPGMPPVLDPQDVYAADRPGKLSPVVKDFPSRVYVPNTESDTVSVIDPKTYRIIETIRVGRQPQHVVPSWDMKTLWVNNNRGHTLTPIDPRTGKAGKPVEVHDPYNLYFTPNGKYAVVMASLDRELVFRDPHTMERKKTVPVTCYGVNHADFSLDGRYFIVSCEFSGELLKVDTEKMKVVGQQKLPFDGAMPQDVKISPDGKRFYVADMMADGMWVLDGDKFDKPKLIPTGKGTHGLYVSRDSREMYVSNRGEGTISVWDFAKDKVTKKWHLPQGGSPDMGGVSADGKVLWLSGRYDAEVYAIDTRTGTQLARVKVGSGPHGLAVYPQPGRYSLGHTGIFR
- a CDS encoding ATP-binding protein, with product MAGLEGIEQPRGHGRATAARWSPTVEDEHAQKALELFGDPTEAEVPLPSRPESAATARRLTQVVVLRQWGLTPKMTEDAVLLVSELVGNAVRHTGARVFGLRMRRRRGWIRVEVRDPSRGLPCLMPVQEMDISGRGLFLVDKLSDRWGVDLLPRGKTTWFEMRVADR
- a CDS encoding enoyl-CoA hydratase/isomerase family protein, producing the protein MTVTLEVADGVGTILLDRPPMNALDVATQDRLKELAEEATRRDDVRAVVVYGGEKVFAAGADIKEMQAMDHTAMVLRARALQDSFTAVARIPKPVVAAVTGYALGGGCELALCADFRIAADNAKLGQPEILLGLIPGAGGTQRLARLIGPSKAKDLIFTGRMVKADEAERLGLVDRVVPAAEVYSEARAWAAKLAQGPAIALRAAKESIDTGLETDIDTGLAVERNWFAGLFATADREIGMRSFVEEGPGKAKFL
- a CDS encoding MerR family transcriptional regulator; protein product: MIDDGTGLFTIGELARATGLTVRTIRYWSDEGVLEPVTRSTGGYRLYDTSCAARLELIRTLRELGLGLDDVRKVLDGERTVAEVAAAHVTALDAQIRQLRVTRAVLSTVARRGSTAEEMTLMNKLARLSAAERARIVEDFTTEIFEGLDTADPDIRRRLRFAPADLPDDPTPEQVDAWVELAEMMQDPEFRTLMRRMIEFNAADRGPDVPAGTSLWFMSRLVQLAGEALERGVAPEAPEAADLLRGLLGDADPAEVLTRLEAGSNVRVARYRQLWATVKGLGPQAAYEEEFAWVVAALRVRAAG